A region of Thermobifida halotolerans DNA encodes the following proteins:
- a CDS encoding SDR family NAD(P)-dependent oxidoreductase has protein sequence MTGVHQDHLTGRVAVVTGAGSGIGRATAVALADAGAHVLGVGRRPEALAATADLHPRITVHTADLRDPGAAAGVVDAAVRRWGRVDTLVNNAGVTAVMPLEDTDAARVEALFSLNVTAPSLLAAAALPHLRSSGGSIVNVSSTYGHRPLPGAAHYAASKAALESLTRTWAVELAGDGVRVNALAPGPTESEALAAAGLSDSEIERIRREEAARVPLGRRGQPHEIAVWILRLADPASTWLTGQVLTVDGGLELV, from the coding sequence ATGACCGGAGTACACCAGGACCACCTCACCGGCCGGGTGGCCGTCGTCACCGGAGCCGGATCCGGGATCGGCCGCGCCACGGCCGTCGCCCTCGCCGACGCCGGAGCCCACGTCCTGGGCGTCGGACGCCGCCCCGAAGCCCTGGCCGCCACCGCCGACCTGCACCCCCGCATCACCGTCCACACCGCCGACCTGCGCGACCCCGGCGCCGCCGCAGGAGTCGTCGACGCCGCGGTCCGCCGCTGGGGGCGCGTCGACACACTCGTCAACAACGCCGGGGTCACCGCGGTGATGCCGCTGGAGGACACCGACGCGGCCCGAGTGGAGGCCCTGTTCTCCCTCAACGTCACCGCGCCCAGCCTGCTGGCCGCCGCGGCCCTGCCCCACCTGCGCTCCAGTGGTGGCTCCATCGTCAACGTCTCCAGCACCTACGGCCACCGTCCCCTGCCCGGCGCCGCCCACTACGCCGCGTCCAAGGCCGCGCTGGAGTCACTCACCCGCACCTGGGCGGTCGAGCTCGCCGGCGACGGTGTCCGGGTCAACGCGCTGGCCCCCGGCCCCACCGAGAGCGAGGCGCTGGCGGCCGCCGGCCTGTCCGACTCCGAGATCGAACGGATCAGGCGGGAGGAGGCCGCGCGCGTCCCGCTGGGCCGCCGGGGCCAGCCCCACGAGATCGCCGTCTGGATCCTGCGTCTGGCCGACCCCGCGTCCACCTGGCTGACCGGCCAGGTCCTCACTGTCGACGGCGGCCTCGAACTCGTCTGA